One segment of Thermocladium sp. ECH_B DNA contains the following:
- a CDS encoding transposase, producing QRDGRGLTLTELRQLALDLRKQDEEYQQLYSQVVQQVADRFYEARRRFLDGLARFPKEKKTHKYYSLVYPQKGWEILETREGKGRKEKKLVLRLSNLGVFKLIVHRDFPLEKVKRVAVKLTRSERVFISFIVEDYEFPKLPNTGKAVGIDVGVEKLLVTSDGEYLPNLRPYERALKKVKRLHKALSRKKFLSRNWFKAKIKLARAYEHLADLRRDLYMKLGKYFAEHYDAVVMEDIDAKQLVGGASRGLRRSLQDAAFGMMRTVIKYQVEKYGKEVVLVDPRNSSKTCAKCGYVKDDLALSDRVFECPRCGWRADRDYNSSLNHLKHAGWESPVVPVELRPLPITMGKAGQGSGKPRP from the coding sequence CAAAGGGATGGTAGGGGCTTGACCCTCACGGAGTTGAGGCAACTAGCCCTCGACCTCAGAAAACAAGATGAGGAGTACCAACAGCTATATTCGCAAGTGGTGCAACAAGTCGCAGATCGCTTCTACGAGGCTAGACGGAGGTTCTTGGACGGATTAGCGCGTTTCCCCAAGGAGAAGAAAACCCATAAATACTATAGCTTGGTTTATCCGCAAAAAGGATGGGAGATATTGGAAACTAGGGAGGGGAAGGGCAGGAAAGAGAAAAAACTAGTGCTGAGGTTATCAAATCTAGGCGTCTTCAAATTAATCGTTCATAGGGACTTTCCACTAGAGAAAGTGAAACGCGTGGCCGTGAAATTGACGAGGAGTGAAAGGGTTTTCATCTCATTCATTGTTGAGGATTATGAATTCCCAAAATTGCCAAATACTGGGAAGGCGGTGGGGATCGATGTTGGTGTGGAGAAGCTTCTCGTGACCTCGGATGGGGAGTACCTCCCAAACTTGAGGCCCTACGAGAGGGCATTGAAGAAGGTGAAGAGGCTTCACAAGGCCCTATCCAGGAAGAAGTTTCTTTCCCGCAACTGGTTCAAGGCTAAAATTAAGCTGGCTAGGGCTTATGAGCATTTGGCGGATCTGAGGAGGGATCTATATATGAAACTCGGGAAGTATTTTGCGGAGCATTATGATGCTGTGGTTATGGAGGATATCGATGCTAAGCAACTTGTTGGTGGGGCGAGTAGGGGGCTTAGGAGGAGTCTCCAGGATGCTGCCTTCGGCATGATGCGTACAGTAATAAAGTATCAAGTGGAGAAGTATGGGAAGGAGGTGGTTTTAGTGGATCCTAGGAATTCCTCGAAGACGTGCGCCAAGTGTGGGTACGTAAAGGACGACTTAGCGTTGAGTGATAGGGTGTTTGAGTGTCCCAGGTGTGGTTGGAGGGCTGATAGGGATTATAATTCCTCTCTTAATCACTTGAAGCATGCAGGGTGGGAGTCGCCCGTGGTGCCCGTGGAGCTCCGCCCACTACCCATAACGATGGGCAAGGCGGGGCAGGGAAGCGGGAAGCCTCGCCCTTAA
- a CDS encoding AsnC family transcriptional regulator: protein MPVIIDELDKRILGELQKDGRTPLAKLADDIGKPRTTIMNRVQKLEEGGIIKGYRAILSPYVLGFSMQAYVLITVRRSVTAGSKPSQVMLAEKXIRDCDNDARLPWIEEANVLTGQYDIMLKVWVRDLKQLSSFLLNYLPTNPDIIKTETMVVLEEVAIGRERLIPLDKVKE from the coding sequence ATGCCGGTTATAATCGACGAACTAGACAAGAGGATACTAGGCGAGTTACAGAAGGATGGAAGAACTCCTCTAGCGAAATTGGCTGATGATATAGGAAAGCCTAGAACCACCATAATGAATAGGGTTCAAAAGTTGGAGGAGGGCGGCATAATAAAGGGATATAGGGCGATATTGAGTCCATACGTATTAGGCTTCTCAATGCAAGCGTATGTATTGATAACCGTTAGGAGATCGGTTACTGCTGGTTCTAAACCATCTCAAGTTATGCTTGCCGAGAAGATNATAAGGGATTGCGATAATGATGCTCGTCTCCCCTGGATCGAGGAAGCAAATGTATTGACTGGACAGTACGATATAATGCTTAAGGTGTGGGTGCGNGACTTAAAGCAATTATCATCTTTCCTATTGAATTACTTGCCGACTAACCCGGACATAATAAAGACGGAGACGATGGTGGTGTTGGAGGAGGTTGCAATAGGCAGGGAACGATTGATTCCCCTCGATAAAGTGAAGGAGTAA